In Brevinematales bacterium, one genomic interval encodes:
- a CDS encoding 4Fe-4S binding protein, with product MKQKVRRSLILISFFLFPVTMFYFSPYLIIMGGIGGIITGSFMMFAAQFAHSLVLGRAFCGWVCPAGD from the coding sequence ATGAAGCAGAAAGTAAGACGTTCGCTGATACTGATATCGTTTTTCCTGTTCCCGGTCACTATGTTCTATTTCTCGCCGTACCTGATTATTATGGGCGGGATAGGGGGAATCATCACCGGGAGTTTCATGATGTTCGCCGCGCAGTTCGCGCACTCGCTCGTCCTCGGGCGGGCGTTCTGCGGATGGGTATGCCCGGCGGGGGATTAA